In a genomic window of Punica granatum isolate Tunisia-2019 chromosome 6, ASM765513v2, whole genome shotgun sequence:
- the LOC116212050 gene encoding transcription factor MYB3R-3-like isoform X1 yields MTSNGSLSSASSSSSSSREGLGLGADMGLGSLSLSPKIRDRAEAIGGFWGFRCAKSGAGQQQEEQQRSPAASEQSNGQSGNSSKLCARGHWRPAEDMKLKELVALYGPQNWNLIAEKLEGRSGKSCRLRWFNQLDPRINRRAFTEEEEERLMQAHRVYGNKWAMIARLFPGRTDNAVKNHWHVIMARKYREQSSAYRRRKLSQSIVYRRSDQGGSNNPNVNNQVQGFVLCRDYSFPHSSSSTAVRAEPAAFPTIPYFFDSQSGGIIGSLSQLSFGDQFNGYGSFNHMMMNNGIEEEGSSSNFCPQNLPFDFFEGPKCNNEMLSTFSRTRSRDQPAYDPHRMVQDPYQHSISTASISPQAEASSPKFIDFLGVGAT; encoded by the exons ATGACCAGCAATGGTAGCCTTagctctgcttcttcttcttcatcttcttctagAGAAGGGCTAGGGCTCGGGGCAGACATGGGTTTGGGGTCCCTCTCTCTCAGCCCCAAGATCCGCGATCGCGCGGAAGCGATTGGCGGCTTCTGGGGCTTTAGGTGCGCCAAGAGCGGTGCCGGTCAGCAGCAAGAGGAGCAGCAAAGGAGCCCGGCAGCGAGTGAACAGAGCAACGGGCAGTCGGGTAATAGCAGTAAGCTGTGTGCGAGGGGCCATTGGCGGCCCGCCGAGGACATGAAGCTCAAGGAGCTCGTGGCACTCTACGGCCCCCAGAACTGGAACCTTATCGCAGAGAAGCTCGAAGGCCGATCAG ggAAGAGCTGCAGGCTTAGATGGTTCAACCAGCTGGACCCGAGGATCAACCGGAGAGCGTTcacagaagaggaggaggagaggctAATGCAGGCCCATCGGGTCTATGGGAACAAGTGGGCTATGATAGCGAGGTTGTTTCCTGGCCGGACGGACAATGCGGTCAAGAATCACTGGCATGTCATTATGGCCCGCAAATATCGGGAACAGTCGAGTGCCTATCGGAGAAGGAAGCTGAGCCAGTCCATAGTATACCGGAGATCGGACCAAGGCGGGAGCAATAACCCTAACGTCAACAATCAAGTTCAAGGGTTTGTTTTATGCCGAGATTATTCTTTTCCTCATTCTTCATCCTCTACAGCTGTAAGAGCAGAACCGGCGGCATTTCCGACAATACCATACTTCTTCGACAGTCAAAGTGGAGGGATAATCGGCAGTCTCTCTCAGTTGTCCTTCGGAGATCAGTTCAATGGTTATGGTTCTTTTAATCACATGATGATGAACAATGGCATAGAGGAAGAAGGTAGCTCAAGTAATTTTTGTCCACAAAATCTGCCTTTCGATTTCTTCGAag GTCCAAAGTGCAATAATGAGATGTTGAGCACGTTCAGCCGCACAAGGTCTCGGGACCAGCCTGCTTATGATCCTCACCGGATGGTCCAGGACCCGTACCAGCACTCGATCTCGACGGCATCGATTTCACCGCAGGCTGAAGCTTCATCACCcaaatttattgattttcttGGGGTTGGGGCCACATGA
- the LOC116212052 gene encoding cyclic dof factor 1-like, with the protein MLAVLKNKEPATAAIKLFGKTIKLPSNAVPDDRGSTPARDCVLDSDERPEGELIEGDKPSEWETAENQLEVGASDLKDPTPTMPGKNSENETDESRTDQKLLKKPDEKIPCPRCDSSNTKFCYYNNYNTNQPRHFCRGCQRYWTAGGTMRNVPVGSGRRKSKCSSSSRCCPSIMFDASQIPDCRNYGTILSFSSGFPVPNLVKRAEGCLENGIQSRGVNNGDDCSSVSSSVTTLSSSEKRMGSKGIMDQKSNQGFQSQVPSFPVSHLRFPVSFYRGESDWGCAKLTLGKHSRDGKTTNSSLSSMCTSSEETGFKDRNNPKKGSAENLSSMNSKDPFRGFQPNAAGVAYTPKMSLVLQTNPAALSRSLDFQESS; encoded by the exons ATGTTGGCTGTGCTAAAGAATAAGGAGCCTGCTACTGCTGCCATAAAGCTGTTTGGGAAGACGATCAAGCTACCCTCAAATGCGGTTCCTGATGATAGGGGCTCCACTCCTGCTCGTGACTGTGTTCTTGATTCGGATGAGCGTCCTGAGGGAGAGCTGATCGAGGGGGATAAG CCCTCAGAATGGGAAACTGCGGAAAATCAGCTAGAAGTTGGCGCCTCGGACTTGAAAGACCCGACACCGACAATGCCGGGCAAGAATTCTGAGAATGAAACGGATGAATCCCGAACAGATCAAAAACTTCTGAAAAAGCCTGACGAGAAAATCCCATGCCCACGGTGTGATAGCTCTAACACCAAGTTCTGTTACTACAACAACTACAACACAAACCAGCCCCGCCACTTCTGCAGGGGCTGCCAGCGGTACTGGACTGCTGGCGGGACCATGAGGAATGTCCCTGTTGGCTCAGGCCGCCGCAAAAGCAAGTGTTCCTCCTCATCACGGTGCTGTCCCAGTATCATGTTTGACGCTTCACAGATTCCCGACTGTAGGAACTATGGCACCATCCTCAGCTTCAGCTCGGGATTTCCTGTCCCGAATCTCGTGAAGAGAGCAGAAGGTTGCCTCGAGAATGGCATCCAGTCTCGAGGAGTAAATAATGGCGATGACTGCTCCAGTGTTTCTTCTTCAGTCACAACTTTGAGCTCATCCGAGAAGAGGATGGGATCCAAAGGCATAATGGACCAGAAGTCCAATCAAGGCTTCCAAAGTCAAGTTCCCTCCTTTCCAGTGTCGCATTTGAGATTTCCGGTATCATTTTACAGGGGGGAGTCAGATTGGGGTTGCGCTAAATTGACACTAGGGAAGCACTCGCGGGATGGAAAAACCACGAATTCTTCTTTGAGCAGTATGTGCACATCGTCAGAAGAGACTGGATTTAAAGACAGGAACAATCCCAAGAAAGGAAGTGCGGAAAATCTCAGTTCCATGAATAGCAAAGATCCCTTCAGAGGCTTCCAACCGAATGCCGCTGGTGTTGCTTACACTCCTAAGATGTCCTTGGTGTTGCAAACCAATCCAGCGGCATTGTCCCGGTCACTGGACTTCCAGGAGAGCAGCTGA
- the LOC116212380 gene encoding myb family transcription factor PHL8 isoform X2, whose translation MGLQKMQNHQSMNLVLSTDAKPRLKWTPELHQRFVEAVCHLGGADKATPKSLMRVMGIPGLTLYHLKSHLQKYRLGKSQQSVESCAEDSSNNTNKKKQEVEDKEIQSRDEHFALEVRDTEAQANPINQNLQIAQALQLQMEVQRKLHEQIEVQKHLQLRIEAQGKYLHSVLKKAQETLAGYCSSSPVSVELAKAELSQLLSLVNSGPTSSSLSELTELGGPELSDVVNRQLKGMCSVESSLTSSESSGRKEEDKQPKIENRVTQEQSFTDSIELSLMNIHPSEVPRINNSRKRNCSMIPHENDSSKLRKYEMPERLDLNRQYQNELDLDPKAIDLNCQGTEHCSSGQF comes from the exons ATGGGCCTGcagaaaatgcaaaatcacCAGAGCATGAACTTGGTCCTGTCCACTGATGCAAAGCCGAGGCTTAAGTGGACTCCCGAGCTACACCAGAGATTCGTTGAAGCAGTCTGCCACTTGGGCGGCGCAGACA AGGCGACACCGAAGAGCTTGATGAGAGTGATGGGCATTCCCGGGCTGACTCTGTACCACCTGAAGAGCCATTTGCAG AAATATAGGCTTGGGAAGAGCCAACAGTCAGTGGAATCGTGCGCCGAGGATAGCAGCAACAATACCAACAAGAAGAAGCAAGAAGTCGAAG ATAAAGAAATTCAAAGCAGAGATGAGCATTTCGCCCTGGAAGTGAGAGATACAGAAGCGCAAGCCAATCCGATAAATCA AAACCTGCAGATAGCTCAGGCTCTTCAACTGCAAATGGAAGTGCAGAGGAAACTCCACGAGCAGATCGAG GTGCAGAAACATCTGCAGCTTCGAATAGAAGCTCAAGGGAAGTACTTGCATTCAGTTCTAAAGAAAGCTCAGGAGACACTAGCTGGGTACTGCTCTTCTTCCCCTGTCAGTGTAGAGCTTGCAAAAGCCGAGCTTTCCCAGTTACTGTCCTTGGTTAATTCCGGGCCCACGAGCTCTTCCCTCTCCGAGTTGACTGAGCTGGGTGGTCCCGAGCTAAGCGATGTAGTGAACCGACAGTTGAAAGGAATGTGTTCTGTAGAGAGCTCATTGACTTCTTCCGAAAGCTCTGggaggaaagaagaagataagcaGCCAAAGATTGAGAACCGCGTCACTCAAGAGCAAAGTTTTACGGATTCCATCGAGCTCTCTTTGATGAACATTCATCCCAGTGAAGTGCCCCGCATTAATAACTCGAGGAAGAGAAACTGCAGCATGATCCCCCATGAGAATGACAGTTCTAAGCTAAGAAAGTATGAAATGCCAGAGAGGCTTGATTTGAACAGGCAGTATCAGAACGAGCTTGATTTGGATCCAAAAGCAATAGACTTGAACTGCCAGGGAACAGAACATTGCTCCAGTGGACAATTTTAA
- the LOC116210321 gene encoding ribonuclease 3-like codes for MKYASIGSILIALLSIHCLSALCAVDDFDFFYFVQQWPGSYCDSRHSCCYPKTGKPAADFGIHGLWPNYKDGSYQSKCNPDHVFDKSEISDLISSLEKSWPTLSCPSNDGLKFWEHEWEKHGTCSESELDQHDYFEAGLKLKEKTNLLQALKNAGIEPNDKFYRLESIKEAIKQAVGHEPGIECNVDPSGHKQLSEVYLCVDTSGMEIIECPILPKGSRCASNIQFPKF; via the exons atgaAGTACGCGTCCATAGGTTCGATCTTGATTGCACTTCTGTCGATCCATTGCCTTTCTGCGCTCTGTGCCGTGGATGACTTCGATTTCTTCTACTTCGTTCAACAA TGGCCAGGATCGTACTGCGACTCAAGGCACAGTTGCTGCTACCCGAAGACGGGGAAACCTGCAGCAGATTTCGGCATTCATGGGCTGTGGCCTAACTACAAGGACGGATCCTACCAGTCTAAATGCAATCCTGATCATGTTTTCGATAAGTCTGAG ATTTCAGATCTCATTAGCAGCTTGGAGAAAAGTTGGCCAACTTTGTCATGCCCGAGCAACGACGGCCTCAAGTTCTGGGAACACGAATGGGAGAAACATGGGACCTGCTCGGAGTCTGAGCTCGATCAGCACGACTACTTTGAGGCGGGCCTCAAGCTGAAGGAGAAGACAAACCTCCTTCAAGCACTCAAGAATGCGGGGATCGAGCCAAATGACAAGTTCTACAGACTAGAGAGCATCAAAGAGGCTATTAAGCAAGCGGTTGGTCATGAGCCTGGGATTGAATGCAACGTCGATCCATCTGGCCACAAGCAGCTTTCAGAGGTGTATCTGTGCGTCGATACTTCGGGTATGGAGATTATCGAATGTCCCATTCTTCCCAAGGGATCAAGATGTGCTTCAAACATCCAATTTCCAAAGTTTTAA
- the LOC116212380 gene encoding myb family transcription factor PHL8 isoform X1, with protein sequence MGLQKMQNHQSMNLVLSTDAKPRLKWTPELHQRFVEAVCHLGGADKATPKSLMRVMGIPGLTLYHLKSHLQKYRLGKSQQSVESCAEDSSNNTNKKKQEVEEDKEIQSRDEHFALEVRDTEAQANPINQNLQIAQALQLQMEVQRKLHEQIEVQKHLQLRIEAQGKYLHSVLKKAQETLAGYCSSSPVSVELAKAELSQLLSLVNSGPTSSSLSELTELGGPELSDVVNRQLKGMCSVESSLTSSESSGRKEEDKQPKIENRVTQEQSFTDSIELSLMNIHPSEVPRINNSRKRNCSMIPHENDSSKLRKYEMPERLDLNRQYQNELDLDPKAIDLNCQGTEHCSSGQF encoded by the exons ATGGGCCTGcagaaaatgcaaaatcacCAGAGCATGAACTTGGTCCTGTCCACTGATGCAAAGCCGAGGCTTAAGTGGACTCCCGAGCTACACCAGAGATTCGTTGAAGCAGTCTGCCACTTGGGCGGCGCAGACA AGGCGACACCGAAGAGCTTGATGAGAGTGATGGGCATTCCCGGGCTGACTCTGTACCACCTGAAGAGCCATTTGCAG AAATATAGGCTTGGGAAGAGCCAACAGTCAGTGGAATCGTGCGCCGAGGATAGCAGCAACAATACCAACAAGAAGAAGCAAGAAGTCGAAG AAGATAAAGAAATTCAAAGCAGAGATGAGCATTTCGCCCTGGAAGTGAGAGATACAGAAGCGCAAGCCAATCCGATAAATCA AAACCTGCAGATAGCTCAGGCTCTTCAACTGCAAATGGAAGTGCAGAGGAAACTCCACGAGCAGATCGAG GTGCAGAAACATCTGCAGCTTCGAATAGAAGCTCAAGGGAAGTACTTGCATTCAGTTCTAAAGAAAGCTCAGGAGACACTAGCTGGGTACTGCTCTTCTTCCCCTGTCAGTGTAGAGCTTGCAAAAGCCGAGCTTTCCCAGTTACTGTCCTTGGTTAATTCCGGGCCCACGAGCTCTTCCCTCTCCGAGTTGACTGAGCTGGGTGGTCCCGAGCTAAGCGATGTAGTGAACCGACAGTTGAAAGGAATGTGTTCTGTAGAGAGCTCATTGACTTCTTCCGAAAGCTCTGggaggaaagaagaagataagcaGCCAAAGATTGAGAACCGCGTCACTCAAGAGCAAAGTTTTACGGATTCCATCGAGCTCTCTTTGATGAACATTCATCCCAGTGAAGTGCCCCGCATTAATAACTCGAGGAAGAGAAACTGCAGCATGATCCCCCATGAGAATGACAGTTCTAAGCTAAGAAAGTATGAAATGCCAGAGAGGCTTGATTTGAACAGGCAGTATCAGAACGAGCTTGATTTGGATCCAAAAGCAATAGACTTGAACTGCCAGGGAACAGAACATTGCTCCAGTGGACAATTTTAA
- the LOC116212050 gene encoding transcription factor GAMYB-like isoform X2: MTSNGSLSSASSSSSSSREGLGLGADMGLGSLSLSPKIRDRAEAIGGFWGFRCAKSGAGQQQEEQQRSPAASEQSNGQSGNSSKLCARGHWRPAEDMKLKELVALYGPQNWNLIAEKLEGRSGKSCRLRWFNQLDPRINRRAFTEEEEERLMQAHRVYGNKWAMIARLFPGRTDNAVKNHWHVIMARKYREQSSAYRRRKLSQSIVYRRSDQGGSNNPNVNNQVQGFVLCRDYSFPHSSSSTAVRAEPAAFPTIPYFFDSQSGGIIGSLSQLSFGDQFNGYGSFNHMMMNNGIEEEGPKCNNEMLSTFSRTRSRDQPAYDPHRMVQDPYQHSISTASISPQAEASSPKFIDFLGVGAT, translated from the exons ATGACCAGCAATGGTAGCCTTagctctgcttcttcttcttcatcttcttctagAGAAGGGCTAGGGCTCGGGGCAGACATGGGTTTGGGGTCCCTCTCTCTCAGCCCCAAGATCCGCGATCGCGCGGAAGCGATTGGCGGCTTCTGGGGCTTTAGGTGCGCCAAGAGCGGTGCCGGTCAGCAGCAAGAGGAGCAGCAAAGGAGCCCGGCAGCGAGTGAACAGAGCAACGGGCAGTCGGGTAATAGCAGTAAGCTGTGTGCGAGGGGCCATTGGCGGCCCGCCGAGGACATGAAGCTCAAGGAGCTCGTGGCACTCTACGGCCCCCAGAACTGGAACCTTATCGCAGAGAAGCTCGAAGGCCGATCAG ggAAGAGCTGCAGGCTTAGATGGTTCAACCAGCTGGACCCGAGGATCAACCGGAGAGCGTTcacagaagaggaggaggagaggctAATGCAGGCCCATCGGGTCTATGGGAACAAGTGGGCTATGATAGCGAGGTTGTTTCCTGGCCGGACGGACAATGCGGTCAAGAATCACTGGCATGTCATTATGGCCCGCAAATATCGGGAACAGTCGAGTGCCTATCGGAGAAGGAAGCTGAGCCAGTCCATAGTATACCGGAGATCGGACCAAGGCGGGAGCAATAACCCTAACGTCAACAATCAAGTTCAAGGGTTTGTTTTATGCCGAGATTATTCTTTTCCTCATTCTTCATCCTCTACAGCTGTAAGAGCAGAACCGGCGGCATTTCCGACAATACCATACTTCTTCGACAGTCAAAGTGGAGGGATAATCGGCAGTCTCTCTCAGTTGTCCTTCGGAGATCAGTTCAATGGTTATGGTTCTTTTAATCACATGATGATGAACAATGGCATAGAGGAAGAAG GTCCAAAGTGCAATAATGAGATGTTGAGCACGTTCAGCCGCACAAGGTCTCGGGACCAGCCTGCTTATGATCCTCACCGGATGGTCCAGGACCCGTACCAGCACTCGATCTCGACGGCATCGATTTCACCGCAGGCTGAAGCTTCATCACCcaaatttattgattttcttGGGGTTGGGGCCACATGA
- the LOC116212379 gene encoding (R)-mandelonitrile lyase-like: protein MTAPHKIVRLFILFVFLVHGSSSFLFSPPQRKNLPHMTSDVEEVSGKSFDYIIVGGGTAGCPLAATLSEKFSVLLVERGGSPFENPLVMEKKYYGYSLFETDEFSSVAQSFVSVDGVRNLRGRVLGGSSAINGGFYSRASKEFVKKAGWNEEMVAKAYEWVESRVVFPPMLTPWQFTAEFGLLEAGILPYNGYTLEHVEGTKIGGTVFDQLGTRHTSADLLQGGNPENIIVLLNATVKNIIFHNNSDKNETCASGISFIRSDGTADETFEAVLSGANDSSSPLGDVILAAGAMGSPAILLLSGVGPPKHLKKFDIPIVVALKDVGRQLKDNPCISLMADSRPLNRPADPPQVAGIAKDLKFIIEAGVLPISANSTLVPVAAKLAFPKSKGRLKLNSMDPRENPTVKFNYLSKEEDLKQCVEMVEMLQRVVSSQAVTVFLGAEHKKDVLVGSEDLPGLCQKNVRTFYHYHGGCSVGSVVDSDYRVYGVKGLRVVDGSTFLESPGTNPMATLMMLGRYQGMKILQERDST from the exons ATGACTGCTCCACATAAAATTGTGCGTCTCTTCATTTTGTTTGTCTTCTTGGTCCACGGTTCgtcatcttttcttttctcgcCGCCTCAAA GAAAAAATCTCCCACACATGACTTCTGATGTAGAGGAAGTCTCAGGGAAGTCGTTCGATTACATTATTGTCGGGGGAGGCACTGCAGGCTGTCCACTAGCTGCAACTCTCTCTGAGAAATTCTCTGTTCTGTTGGTTGAACGGGGTGGGTCTCCTTTCGAGAACCCTTTGGTAATGGAGAAGAAATACTACGGCTACTCACTTTTTGAAACCGACGAGTTCTCATCGGTCGCACAGAGCTTTGTTTCGGTAGATGGGGTCAGAAACCTCAGAGGGCGGGTCCTTGGAGGATCGTCAGCTATCAATGGAGGCTTTTATAGCAGAGCGAGCAAGGAGTTTGTTAAAAAAGCTGGATGGAATGAAGAGATGGTGGCAAAAGCTTATGAGTGGGTGGAATCGAGAGTCGTCTTCCCGCCCATGCTTACTCCATGGCAGTTTACAGCTGAGTTTGGGCTACTCGAGGCAGGAATTCTGCCCTACAATGGATATACCCTGGAACATGTTGAGGGGACAAAGATTGGAGGGACAGTTTTCGATCAGCTTGGGACACGACACACCTCGGCAGACCTTCTACAGGGAGGGAATCCTGAGAATATCATAGTCTTACTGAATGCAACCGTAAAGAACATCATATTTCACAACAATA GTGATAAAAATGAGACCTGCGCAAGTGGAATCTCATTCATTAGAAGTGATGGAACCGCAGATGAAACCTTCGAAGCTGTCCTTAGTGGGGCAAATGATTCAAGTTCTCCATTGGGCGATGTTATCTTAGCTGCAGGGGCAATGGGGAGTCCAGCAATCCTATTGCTAAGTGGGGTCGGCCCTCCTAAGCATCTCAAGAAGTTCGACATTCCCATAGTAGTTGCCCTAAAAGATGTTGGGCGGCAATTGAAGGATAACCCCTGCATCTCCCTAATGGCTGATTCTCGGCCACTGAATCGCCCAGCTGACCCTCCCCAAGTTGCGGGAATAGCCAAGGATCTCAAGTTCATCATCGAGGCGGGAGTCCTTCCCATAAGCGCTAACTCCACACTCGTTCCAGTAGCAGCCAAACTCGCATTCCCGAAATCGAAGGGCAGGCTAAAGTTGAACAGCATGGACCCGAGGGAGAACCCTACTGTGAAGTTCAACTACCTCAGCAAGGAAGAGGACCTCAAGCAGTGTGTGGAGATGGTAGAAATGCTCCAACGGGTCGTGAGCTCTCAGGCAGTCACAGTCTTCCTAGGGGCTGAACACAAAAAGGATGTTCTGGTGGGCTCGGAGGACCTTCCAGGATTATGCCAGAAGAATGTGAGGACATTCTACCACTATCATGGTGGGTGCTCCGTCGGGTCAGTCGTAGACAGCGATTACAGAGTGTATGGAGTAAAGGGATTGCGGGTCGTTGATGGCTCCACTTTCCTGGAGTCGCCAGGGACGAACCCGATGGCCACTCTCATGATGCTTGGGAGGTATCAAGGCATGAAAATTCTGCAGGAAAGGGATTCCACATAA